One window of Acidobacteriota bacterium genomic DNA carries:
- a CDS encoding NAD(P)H-dependent oxidoreductase subunit E, producing the protein MELSDQLKQTLDALKEQFPKGLSVLMPALHAVQAEHNHIPPELEQPLAAYLGVPAEIVHEVSTFYFMFHTRPVGRHHIYICGNLSCWLRGAETLRDHLADRLGIQPGETTSDGRVTLSVVECLGMCDHAPVMLLDGEFHPDLTVEKVDRILAGLS; encoded by the coding sequence ATGGAGCTTTCGGACCAGTTGAAACAGACTCTCGACGCGCTCAAGGAACAGTTCCCGAAGGGGCTCAGCGTTCTGATGCCCGCCCTGCACGCCGTCCAGGCGGAGCACAACCACATCCCACCGGAGCTGGAGCAGCCGCTCGCCGCCTATCTGGGCGTCCCCGCCGAGATCGTCCATGAGGTGAGCACGTTTTATTTCATGTTCCACACCCGGCCGGTGGGCCGCCACCACATCTACATCTGCGGCAATCTGTCCTGCTGGCTGCGCGGCGCCGAGACGCTGCGCGACCACCTGGCCGATCGTCTGGGTATCCAGCCGGGCGAAACGACATCCGACGGCCGGGTCACCCTGTCGGTGGTCGAGTGTCTCGGCATGTGCGACCACGCCCCGGTCATGCTGCTGGACGGCGAGTTCCACCCGGACCTGACGGTGGAGAAAGTCGACCGGATTCTGGCCGGTCTGTCATAG
- a CDS encoding NADH-quinone oxidoreductase subunit D, translating to MKQEPAVERRDNPVAAAAEDDDARRMVINIGPSHPAMHGIIRIMTELEGETVRKAEIEIGYLHRAFEKSAEHVGWNGVMPYTDRLNYVSPLINNFGYCMAVEKLMGIRPPERAEYIRTLMAELSRVGDHLTCVGASAMELNAFTAFLYFMAARELIYELVEDVTGARITIAYGRVGGVRADLPEGFIPKALGFFKTIRKNIAEVHGLLTRNRIFYDRMRDTGVICAADALDYGIMGPFLRSTGVAHDLRKAEPYHMYSRVEFTVPTGTRGDNYDRYLVRMEEMEQSLRICEQCFKQMEPGAHQADIPPEYIDANQMVDAAKHAQTECLIDREARLSPNMEGQEHRHKRQVIADDKTAAMPSLGKTYGNIESLMNHFMLVMNCHGIRPPAGEAYAAVEGANGELGFYVVSDGTGYPYRVRVHPPCFPILASLEKVLVGGMVADIIATFGSVNMIGGELDR from the coding sequence ATGAAGCAGGAACCCGCGGTCGAACGCCGCGACAACCCGGTGGCGGCCGCCGCCGAGGACGACGATGCCCGCCGGATGGTAATCAACATCGGCCCGTCGCATCCGGCGATGCACGGCATCATCCGCATCATGACCGAGCTCGAAGGGGAGACGGTCCGCAAGGCCGAGATCGAAATCGGCTACCTGCACCGGGCGTTCGAGAAGAGCGCCGAGCACGTGGGCTGGAACGGCGTCATGCCGTACACCGACCGGCTGAATTACGTCTCGCCTCTGATCAATAACTTCGGGTACTGCATGGCAGTGGAGAAACTGATGGGCATCCGTCCGCCGGAGCGGGCGGAGTACATCCGCACCCTCATGGCCGAGCTGTCCCGCGTCGGCGACCACCTCACCTGCGTCGGCGCCTCGGCCATGGAGCTGAACGCCTTCACCGCGTTTCTTTACTTCATGGCCGCCCGCGAACTCATCTACGAGCTGGTGGAAGACGTCACCGGCGCCCGAATCACCATCGCCTACGGCCGGGTGGGCGGCGTCCGCGCCGACCTCCCTGAGGGGTTCATCCCAAAGGCGCTCGGTTTCTTTAAGACCATCCGGAAGAACATCGCCGAGGTGCACGGCCTGCTGACTCGCAACCGGATCTTCTACGACCGGATGCGCGACACCGGTGTGATCTGCGCCGCCGACGCCCTCGACTACGGCATCATGGGCCCCTTCCTCCGCAGCACCGGAGTCGCCCACGACCTACGCAAGGCTGAACCGTACCACATGTACTCCCGGGTGGAATTCACCGTGCCCACCGGCACACGGGGCGACAACTACGACCGGTACCTCGTCCGAATGGAGGAAATGGAGCAGAGCCTGCGCATCTGCGAGCAGTGCTTCAAGCAGATGGAGCCCGGCGCCCATCAGGCGGACATCCCGCCCGAGTACATCGACGCCAACCAGATGGTGGACGCGGCCAAGCATGCCCAAACCGAATGTCTGATCGACCGGGAGGCCCGCCTCAGCCCGAACATGGAGGGGCAGGAGCACCGCCACAAACGCCAGGTGATCGCCGACGACAAAACCGCGGCCATGCCCTCTCTGGGCAAGACGTACGGCAACATCGAGTCGCTGATGAACCATTTCATGCTCGTCATGAACTGTCACGGCATTCGTCCGCCCGCCGGCGAGGCCTACGCCGCGGTGGAGGGCGCCAACGGCGAGCTGGGTTTCTACGTGGTGAGCGATGGCACCGGCTATCCCTACCGGGTGCGGGTGCATCCGCCTTGCTTCCCCATTCTGGCATCACTAGAGAAAGTCCTGGTTGGCGGCATGGTGGCCGACATCATCGCCACCTTCGGCAGTGTCAACATGATCGGTGGAGAGCTGGACCGGTGA
- the nuoF gene encoding NADH-quinone oxidoreductase subunit NuoF, with protein sequence MSERILSKRFGLADSHTIGVYEATGGYATARRVLQELTPAQVTDEVKKSNLRGRGGAGFPTGLKWSFIPRDTDRPVYLCVNADESEPGTFKDRHIMEQDPHLLLEGIIISAYAIGCHQAYIYIRGEYIPQIRRLRAAIQEAYGRGCLGRRILGSGFDLEVAVFTGAGAYICGEETALLESLEGKKGYPRLKPPFPAVVGLYGCPTIINNVETLANVPAILEKGGDWFAAVGANSSGGTRLFGVSGHVTRPGVYERPMGYSLKQLIFKDAGGILDGRTLKAVIPGGSSVPVLRADEIDIALDFESVAAAGSMLGSAGVIVMHDGTCMVRALQRLIHFYKDESCGQCSPCREGTGWLLKIINRIIRGDGRPEDVDVMRDVAEGILGNTICPLGDAAALPVISFVTKFRDEFEHFVRHKRSAVLAPVK encoded by the coding sequence ATGAGCGAACGCATCCTGAGCAAGCGGTTCGGACTGGCGGATTCCCACACCATCGGGGTCTACGAAGCCACCGGCGGCTACGCCACGGCGCGGCGGGTGCTACAGGAGCTGACGCCGGCCCAGGTGACCGACGAGGTAAAGAAGTCGAACCTGCGCGGCCGCGGCGGCGCAGGTTTTCCGACCGGCTTGAAGTGGTCCTTCATCCCCAGAGACACAGACCGGCCGGTGTACCTGTGCGTTAACGCCGACGAGAGCGAGCCGGGCACGTTCAAGGACCGGCACATCATGGAGCAGGATCCTCACCTGCTGTTGGAAGGGATCATTATCTCCGCCTACGCCATCGGCTGCCACCAGGCGTACATTTACATCCGCGGCGAGTACATTCCCCAGATCCGCCGGCTGCGGGCGGCCATCCAGGAAGCCTACGGCCGGGGCTGTCTCGGCCGGCGGATTCTTGGCAGCGGCTTCGACCTCGAGGTCGCGGTCTTCACCGGCGCCGGGGCGTACATCTGCGGCGAGGAGACGGCGCTCCTCGAATCGCTCGAGGGGAAGAAGGGATATCCGCGTCTGAAACCGCCCTTCCCCGCCGTGGTGGGCCTGTACGGCTGCCCCACCATCATCAACAACGTCGAGACGCTGGCGAACGTGCCTGCGATTCTGGAGAAGGGCGGCGACTGGTTCGCCGCCGTCGGCGCGAACAGCAGCGGCGGCACCCGCCTCTTCGGTGTAAGCGGCCACGTGACCCGGCCGGGCGTTTACGAGCGCCCCATGGGCTATTCCCTCAAGCAGTTGATCTTCAAGGATGCCGGCGGCATTCTCGACGGGCGCACCCTCAAGGCGGTCATTCCCGGCGGCTCGTCGGTACCGGTGCTGCGCGCCGACGAGATCGACATCGCCCTCGATTTCGAAAGCGTCGCTGCCGCCGGCTCCATGCTGGGATCGGCCGGCGTAATCGTCATGCACGACGGCACCTGCATGGTCCGGGCCTTGCAGCGCCTGATCCATTTTTACAAGGACGAGTCGTGCGGCCAGTGTTCGCCGTGCCGGGAGGGAACCGGCTGGCTGCTCAAGATCATCAACCGGATCATCCGCGGCGACGGCCGGCCCGAGGACGTCGACGTGATGCGCGACGTCGCCGAAGGTATCCTGGGGAACACGATCTGCCCGCTGGGTGACGCCGCGGCCCTGCCGGTCATCAGCTTCGTGACGAAATTTCGCGACGAGTTCGAGCACTTCGTCCGGCACAAGCGGTCCGCAGTGCTCGCGCCGGTCAAATAG